From a region of the Hymenobacter jejuensis genome:
- the mnmE gene encoding tRNA uridine-5-carboxymethylaminomethyl(34) synthesis GTPase MnmE: MPSPLPLALSDTIVALSTPSGAGAIAVIRLSGPDAIPIADAVFAGRRLRDQATHTLHFGTIRDGDQILDEVVVSLFRGPNSYTREDVVEISCHGSRYIVQQLLALLVRRGARLAEAGEFTKRAFLHGAFDLTQAEAVADLIASDSALSHRVAMQQMRGGFAQELRNLRARLVQFAALLELELDFGEEDVEFADRTGLVKLLQEVQTLVQRLLRSFELGNVIKNGVTTVIAGKPNAGKSTLLNALLNEDRAIVSAIAGTTRDMIEDEVTIDDIRFRFVDTAGLRDTTDVVESIGVERTKQRVQQAAFVLYLFDLTSTSPAEVQAEIEALEVPRHVPVLAIGNKLDVASDDEIAAFQRLPNTVLIAASRGDGLDELREILLQRVRGEGLDQIGSSTIVTNLRHARSLETTQAALHAVLAGLSHGTGTELLAADLRHALAALGEITGEISSDDLLTSIFTQFCIGK; encoded by the coding sequence GTGCCGTCTCCCCTCCCTCTTGCCCTTTCCGACACCATTGTAGCCCTTTCAACGCCGTCGGGTGCGGGCGCAATTGCCGTCATCCGGCTTTCCGGACCCGATGCAATTCCGATTGCGGATGCCGTTTTTGCGGGCCGCCGCCTGCGCGACCAAGCCACCCACACCCTGCATTTCGGCACCATCCGCGACGGCGACCAGATCCTGGACGAAGTAGTGGTGTCGCTGTTTCGCGGGCCGAACTCCTACACCCGCGAAGATGTGGTTGAGATTTCGTGCCACGGCTCGCGCTACATCGTGCAGCAACTGCTGGCCCTGTTGGTGCGGCGCGGCGCCCGGCTGGCCGAAGCCGGTGAATTTACCAAACGGGCCTTTTTACATGGAGCCTTCGACCTTACCCAAGCCGAAGCCGTCGCAGACCTGATTGCTTCCGACTCGGCGCTGTCGCATCGGGTGGCCATGCAACAGATGCGCGGTGGCTTTGCGCAGGAGCTGCGCAATCTGCGCGCCCGCTTGGTGCAGTTTGCCGCCTTGCTAGAGCTGGAGCTAGACTTCGGCGAGGAAGATGTAGAATTTGCCGACCGCACAGGTTTGGTGAAGCTGCTACAGGAAGTCCAGACGCTGGTACAGCGGCTGCTGCGCTCTTTTGAGCTTGGCAACGTGATCAAAAACGGCGTGACAACGGTTATTGCCGGCAAGCCAAACGCTGGCAAATCGACGCTGCTCAACGCGCTGCTCAACGAAGACCGCGCCATCGTGTCGGCCATCGCCGGCACCACTCGCGACATGATCGAAGACGAGGTAACCATAGACGATATCCGCTTCCGTTTTGTCGATACGGCAGGTCTGCGCGACACCACCGATGTGGTCGAATCCATTGGTGTCGAGCGTACCAAACAGCGCGTGCAGCAAGCCGCATTCGTGTTATATCTCTTTGATTTGACGAGCACTAGTCCCGCTGAGGTTCAAGCAGAGATCGAAGCCCTGGAAGTCCCGCGTCACGTACCGGTTTTAGCCATTGGCAATAAGCTCGACGTCGCTTCCGATGACGAAATCGCAGCCTTCCAACGCCTCCCGAACACCGTGCTGATTGCTGCTTCCCGCGGCGATGGCTTGGATGAATTGCGCGAAATTCTGCTCCAACGCGTACGCGGCGAAGGCCTCGACCAGATTGGCTCGTCTACCATTGTCACCAACCTGCGCCACGCCCGCAGCCTCGAAACCACCCAAGCCGCGCTCCACGCCGTGCTTGCCGGTCTGAGCCACGGCACCGGCACCGAGTTATTGGCCGCTGACCTACGGCACGCGCTGGCCGCGCTGGGCGAAATCACCGGCGAAATTTCTTCCGACGACCTGCTCACCAGCATCTTCACCCAGTTTTGTATTGGCAAGTAA
- a CDS encoding 3-oxoacyl-ACP synthase III family protein codes for MNTLRYSEIAGVGHYVPERVVKNADLEQIMETTDAWIQERTGIRERRYFTEGVDTTANMGAQAARRALEQAGLTPDDVQLIVFATLSPDYIFPGSGVLLQRELGIKDNIPALDVRNQCSGFIYGLSVGDQFVRTGMYDTVLVVGSEIHSSGLDKTTRGRAVSVIFGDGAGAVVLRPSSREGHGILSTHLHAQGEYAEELIVKEPGSNREGRVEVALANPLDMYPYMNGTNVFKHAVVRFPQVINEALEQNGYKSSDIDMLIPHQANLRITQFVQQKMGLSDDKVYSNIQRYGNTTAASVPIALSEAVGEGKIKRGDLVCLAAFGSGFTWASALIRW; via the coding sequence ATGAATACTCTCCGCTACTCCGAAATTGCCGGCGTTGGCCACTATGTGCCTGAACGCGTGGTGAAAAATGCCGACCTCGAACAAATCATGGAAACCACCGACGCGTGGATTCAGGAGCGTACGGGGATTCGCGAACGGCGCTATTTCACCGAAGGCGTCGATACCACGGCCAACATGGGCGCGCAGGCCGCCCGGCGCGCGCTCGAACAGGCCGGTCTCACCCCCGACGATGTGCAGCTCATTGTATTTGCCACGTTATCACCCGATTACATATTTCCCGGGTCGGGCGTACTGCTGCAACGTGAACTGGGCATCAAAGACAACATTCCGGCCCTGGACGTGCGCAACCAGTGCTCAGGCTTTATTTACGGCCTGTCGGTCGGCGACCAGTTTGTGCGCACCGGCATGTACGACACCGTATTGGTTGTGGGCTCCGAAATCCATTCTTCGGGCCTCGACAAAACAACCCGCGGACGCGCCGTTTCCGTCATTTTTGGCGACGGCGCCGGGGCAGTGGTGCTGCGCCCTAGCTCCCGCGAAGGCCACGGCATCCTGAGCACCCATTTGCACGCGCAAGGCGAATACGCCGAGGAATTGATCGTGAAAGAACCCGGCTCCAACCGCGAAGGCCGGGTGGAAGTGGCCCTGGCCAACCCCTTGGACATGTATCCTTACATGAACGGCACCAACGTATTCAAGCACGCTGTGGTGCGGTTTCCGCAGGTGATCAACGAGGCACTGGAGCAAAACGGCTATAAGTCTTCCGACATCGACATGCTGATTCCGCACCAAGCCAACCTGCGCATTACGCAGTTTGTGCAACAGAAAATGGGCCTCAGCGACGATAAAGTGTACAGCAACATCCAGCGCTACGGCAACACCACCGCCGCTTCCGTGCCCATTGCCCTGAGCGAGGCCGTTGGCGAAGGCAAAATCAAGCGCGGCGATCTGGTATGTCTGGCTGCGTTCGGCAGTGGCTTTACGTGGGCCTCGGCGCTCATTCGCTGGTAA
- a CDS encoding metal-dependent transcriptional regulator has protein sequence MPSYTEENYLKAIYKLAEAAPGEEVSTNRIADVMQTRAASVTDMLRRLGEKGLLHYQRYRGVSLTAEGRRLALQTIRKHRLWEVFLVQKLGFNWDEVHEVAEEMEHLQSPLLIRRLDEFLGFPQLDPHGDPIPTEDGAMHRPQHRLLGDLAPGECGTVVAVKNTSPLFLQYLDKVGMGLGSLFEVLDKVEFDNSLEIRVNQNQVVLVSAEVSRNIFVTA, from the coding sequence GTGCCCAGCTATACCGAGGAAAATTACCTGAAAGCGATCTACAAACTGGCCGAAGCCGCGCCGGGTGAGGAAGTCAGCACCAATCGTATTGCCGACGTCATGCAAACCCGCGCCGCCTCGGTTACGGATATGCTGCGGCGCCTGGGTGAGAAGGGCTTGCTGCACTACCAGCGCTACCGCGGCGTGTCGCTCACGGCGGAAGGCCGGCGGCTGGCGCTCCAAACCATTCGCAAACATCGCCTGTGGGAAGTATTTCTGGTGCAGAAGCTGGGTTTCAATTGGGACGAAGTGCACGAGGTTGCCGAAGAGATGGAGCACCTGCAATCGCCCTTGCTGATCCGCCGGCTCGACGAGTTCCTAGGGTTTCCGCAGCTTGATCCGCACGGCGACCCCATCCCTACCGAAGACGGTGCCATGCACCGCCCGCAGCACCGCTTGCTCGGCGACCTCGCGCCCGGCGAATGCGGCACGGTGGTAGCCGTCAAAAACACGTCGCCGCTGTTCTTGCAATACCTCGACAAGGTCGGAATGGGGCTAGGTTCGTTATTTGAAGTACTAGATAAAGTTGAGTTTGATAACTCACTGGAAATCAGAGTAAACCAAAACCAAGTCGTTTTGGTATCTGCGGAAGTAAGCCGCAATATTTTCGTGACGGCCTAG